The following proteins come from a genomic window of Carassius carassius chromosome 10, fCarCar2.1, whole genome shotgun sequence:
- the ccndbp1 gene encoding cyclin-D1-binding protein 1 homolog — protein sequence MSADQPRPDVLMPLRNLCNSVKCSRDRVRDGESNECSGAFSLSNFWETLSEAVKSTSQEATKLSVMFSKAPSQEDCVKISESVQKSVLTLSTVYFWLPASQGVSLRKVVRDATAEVLDGLVHLLEAILSSPGESLSQEQLMSTGGVWAACDQFDQLPKDNRSAVLSVLISCAGLVKDALEEMEQALAEAQDPFGAVLDDDDDEGHQDTHWSEADRLLVTQCQGLMKASGASLRKLCSAVRNNGSLETEEKVTQLDALTDAARDISPSVDDLALSLYPPVERSAVELNVCKLVCVLKKVLEITRSSHVCVEADVSWVEFLSGAVEHNLQKITSLLRDCGS from the exons ATGAGCGCCGATCAGCCGCGTCCAGATGTTCTGATGCCGTTACGAAACCTCTGTAACTCCGTGAAATGCAGCAGGGATCGAGTGAGAG atGGAGAGTCGAATGAATGCAGCGGCGCGTTCAGCTTGTCAAACTTCTGGGAGACTCTGA GTGAAGCTGTAAAATCAACATCTCAAGAAGCAACAAAACTCAGTGTGATGTTCTCGAAGGCTCCGTCACAGGAG GACTGTGTGAAGATATCTGAATCTGTTCAGAAGAGCGTGCTGACCTTGTCTACGGTTTACTTCTGGTTACCAGCGAGCCAAG GAGTTTCTCTGAGGAAGGTGGTCAGGGACGCGACGGCCGAGGTTCTGGATGGACTCGTTCACCTGCTGGAGGCCATCCTCTCCTCTCCTGGAGAAAG TCTCTCGCAGGAGCAGCTGATGTCCACCGGAGGCGTCTGGGCCGCGTGTGACCAGTTTGACCAGCTGCCCAAAG ATAACCGCAGTGCTGTGCTGAGCGTCTTGATATCGTGTGCTGGTTTGGTGAAGGATGCTCTGGAGGAGATGGAGCAG GCTCTGGCCGAGGCTCAGGACCCGTTTGGAGCTGtgttagatgatgatgatgatgaaggtcatCAGGACACGCACTGGTCCGAGGCGGACCGGCTGCTGGTCACTCAGTGTCAGGGGCTGATGAAGGCGTCTGGAGCGAGTCTGCGCAAACTCTGCTCCGCCGTCAGAAACAACGGCAGCCTGGAGACGGAGGAGAAGGTCACGCAGCTGGACGCTCTCACAGATGCAGCGAGAGACATCAGTCCGAG TGTTGATGACCTGGCCCTCAGTCTCTACCCCCCCGTGGAGCGATCGGCCGTCGAGCTGAAC gtgtgtaagCTGGTGTGTGTGCTGAAGAAAGTGCTGGAGATCACCAG GTCCAGTCATGTGTGTGTGGAGGCTGATGTTTCCTGGGTGGAGTTTCTGAGCGGCGCGGTCGAACACAACCTGCAGAAGATCACATCTCTGCTGCGTGACTGCGGCTCGTAA